A region from the Gemmatimonadota bacterium genome encodes:
- a CDS encoding sulfatase: MATSFKVAARRYWLGAALLGLLAFVGMRWVAPWGIRMVHAGRVPLVGRLIPGRDSVPVQTYLDLWAGLEGELAFFLALAVLLGFLAFVLLWHTAPSRRPEAETPADDPSRSSTLRYALWFALVAGLGEGSYLIAKYLLFRKFPANLPEVSEHAIWMTSVDHLLVALAVWGILVALGARVAALRRPQVFAFLLPALGWLSWFGTAGRIAPWAAALLSAGLAVQWVRREPFSAPAFDALVRKTLPWGFALVVVLGGALPLFRVGSEWAALRALPQAPAGAPNVVLVVFDTQRALNMGLYGYERDTTPHVDALAKESVVFDRAFSSAPWTLPSHATMFTGRWPHELGVGFLDPLDDTYPVLSELFAAQGYRTGGFAGNLAFVTRMYGLARGFQHFDNQRVYPNMMLKQSWLIREPWRQIRRKLGLSGYLISTPAWKVNEWFLEWQRRDSDRPFFAFVNYIEPHEPYDPPTEFRGRFGGGDGLTWLKHGSESKNYSADEMQQLVDHYDEDVATVDQAFANLYAELTARGLLDNTILVLTSDHGDEFGEHGWLDHIHTVYATTTHVPLLIRLPDGAHAGERVSEPVSLRDLASTVLDLAEVPAAVPGESLARFFGAPAATDSLRGELILSELGQTRGIVEGDYRYVWIAQGGEGLFDVWRDRYEATDLTAQQPEVRERALGRLRGMFPDIGPDGKSLQPNQ, translated from the coding sequence ATGGCCACGTCGTTCAAAGTGGCGGCGCGCCGCTATTGGCTGGGCGCGGCCCTCCTGGGGCTGCTGGCCTTCGTGGGCATGCGCTGGGTGGCGCCCTGGGGCATCCGGATGGTGCACGCCGGTCGGGTGCCGCTGGTGGGCAGACTCATCCCGGGCCGAGACTCCGTCCCGGTGCAAACCTACCTCGACCTCTGGGCCGGGCTGGAAGGCGAGCTGGCCTTCTTCCTGGCGCTGGCGGTGCTGCTGGGCTTCCTGGCCTTCGTGCTCCTTTGGCACACGGCTCCCAGCCGACGCCCCGAGGCCGAGACGCCTGCGGACGATCCCTCTCGTTCCAGCACGCTGCGCTACGCACTCTGGTTCGCGCTCGTCGCGGGGCTGGGCGAGGGCAGCTACCTGATCGCCAAGTACCTCCTGTTCCGGAAGTTTCCGGCCAACCTCCCGGAGGTCAGCGAACACGCCATCTGGATGACCTCCGTCGACCACCTGCTGGTGGCGCTGGCGGTATGGGGGATCCTGGTCGCGCTGGGCGCCCGGGTCGCGGCCCTGCGTCGACCCCAGGTCTTCGCGTTCTTGCTTCCGGCGCTGGGCTGGCTCAGCTGGTTCGGCACCGCGGGGCGGATCGCCCCCTGGGCCGCCGCGCTCCTCTCGGCTGGACTCGCGGTGCAGTGGGTTCGCCGCGAGCCGTTCAGTGCTCCCGCGTTCGACGCCCTGGTCCGGAAGACGCTTCCCTGGGGGTTCGCCCTGGTGGTGGTGCTTGGGGGGGCGCTACCGCTGTTCCGGGTGGGGAGCGAATGGGCGGCGCTGCGGGCGCTCCCTCAGGCTCCGGCGGGCGCGCCCAACGTGGTCCTCGTGGTCTTCGATACGCAGCGTGCGTTGAACATGGGGCTCTATGGCTATGAGCGGGACACCACGCCCCACGTGGACGCCCTGGCCAAAGAGAGCGTGGTGTTCGACCGGGCGTTCTCATCGGCCCCGTGGACCCTTCCTTCGCACGCCACCATGTTCACGGGTCGTTGGCCGCACGAGCTGGGCGTGGGCTTCCTGGACCCGCTGGACGACACCTATCCGGTGTTGTCGGAGCTGTTCGCGGCACAGGGCTACCGTACCGGCGGCTTCGCCGGGAACCTCGCCTTCGTGACCCGCATGTACGGTCTGGCGCGCGGCTTCCAGCACTTCGACAACCAGCGCGTCTACCCCAACATGATGCTCAAGCAGTCATGGCTGATCCGGGAGCCGTGGCGCCAGATCCGTCGCAAGCTGGGTCTGTCGGGGTACCTCATCTCCACGCCCGCCTGGAAGGTCAACGAGTGGTTTCTCGAGTGGCAAAGGCGGGACAGTGACCGCCCCTTCTTCGCCTTCGTCAACTACATCGAGCCACACGAGCCCTACGATCCGCCCACGGAGTTCCGGGGCCGTTTCGGAGGGGGAGACGGACTGACCTGGCTCAAGCACGGCTCGGAGTCGAAGAACTATTCGGCGGACGAGATGCAGCAGCTCGTGGATCACTACGACGAGGACGTCGCGACCGTCGACCAGGCGTTCGCGAACCTGTACGCGGAGTTGACGGCCCGCGGGCTGCTGGACAACACGATTCTCGTCCTGACGTCCGACCACGGGGACGAGTTCGGGGAGCACGGGTGGTTGGACCACATCCACACCGTCTACGCGACCACCACCCACGTGCCCCTGCTCATTCGCTTGCCGGACGGCGCCCACGCCGGGGAGCGCGTGTCCGAGCCGGTCTCTCTGCGCGACCTGGCCAGCACCGTGCTGGACCTGGCCGAAGTGCCGGCCGCGGTTCCCGGTGAATCCCTGGCCCGCTTCTTCGGCGCTCCGGCTGCCACGGACTCCCTGCGTGGAGAGCTGATCCTCAGCGAGCTCGGTCAAACCCGCGGCATCGTGGAGGGCGACTACCGCTATGTGTGGATCGCCCAGGGGGGCGAGGGTCTCTTCGACGTGTGGCGAGACCGCTACGAGGCGACCGACCTGACGGCCCAGCAGCCCGAGGTACGGGAGCGGGCGCTCGGCCGGCTCCGTGGGATGTTCCCGGACATTGGTCCGGACGGGAAGTCACTGCAGCCCAACCAGTAG
- a CDS encoding HDOD domain-containing protein: MPLDPQELLKNATNLASPPIIYQRLVAVINHPRSGAADVARVLSEDTGLTARLLRLVNSALFSFPQRIGTVTHAVRVVGTAQVRDLALATSIMTAFKNVPADLVDMDSFWRHSLACGIAARVLASHRREFNVERFFVAGMLHDLGRLVIFQEKGQEAREAIERAAASGDALHRTERDVLGFDHAQVGGALMSQWNFPGAFQEAVAFHHRPAQASRFPVETAVVHIADLMANALSFGSSGTHDVPELVASAWDTLGVDAAMVPTMLEEIERQFADAAHIQLGMAA, translated from the coding sequence ATGCCTCTTGATCCCCAGGAGCTTCTCAAGAACGCGACCAACCTGGCGTCGCCCCCCATCATCTACCAGCGACTGGTGGCGGTCATCAACCACCCTCGCTCGGGCGCGGCCGACGTGGCGCGTGTGCTCTCCGAGGACACGGGACTGACCGCTCGCTTGCTGAGGTTGGTCAACTCCGCGCTCTTCTCCTTTCCGCAGCGGATCGGGACCGTCACCCATGCCGTGCGTGTGGTCGGGACGGCCCAGGTCAGGGACCTGGCGCTGGCCACGTCCATCATGACCGCTTTCAAGAACGTGCCCGCGGACCTCGTGGACATGGACTCCTTCTGGCGACACAGCCTTGCCTGTGGGATCGCCGCCCGGGTGCTGGCCAGTCATCGCCGGGAGTTCAACGTCGAGCGCTTCTTCGTAGCCGGAATGCTGCACGATCTCGGGCGCCTCGTGATCTTCCAGGAGAAGGGGCAGGAGGCGAGGGAAGCGATCGAGCGCGCGGCCGCGAGCGGCGACGCGCTCCACCGCACGGAGCGCGACGTGCTCGGCTTCGACCACGCGCAGGTGGGCGGTGCGCTCATGTCGCAGTGGAACTTCCCGGGCGCGTTCCAGGAGGCCGTGGCGTTCCATCACCGCCCTGCCCAGGCGAGCCGCTTTCCGGTGGAGACTGCGGTGGTGCACATCGCGGATCTCATGGCCAACGCCCTCTCGTTCGGCTCCAGCGGCACGCACGACGTGCCGGAACTGGTCGCGAGCGCGTGGGACACCCTCGGTGTGGACGCTGCGATGGTTCCCACCATGCTGGAGGAGATCGAACGGCAGTTCGCCGACGCGGCTCACATCCAACTCGGCATGGCCGCATGA
- a CDS encoding ATP-binding protein: MSSEHGGAVVGALAPSDRTSREQAWLSDALDAVVELSRSLAGDARSDYSPVDVFAATKPVLRRLADFQTIAFLSLDPDGVSFDVQDVDPGGATELVRRELDHLVADGTFAWSLYQNRPVLVPGRFVGPWVLLHVMATPNRVLGMFFGALPSHASFVPDAAQKILSVVLFNAASVMESGQLYRELSRHTQNLEALVEERTHELRRSQEAALAASQAKSEFLANMSHEIRTPINGIVGMNSLMLAGGLDDEQREQAETIQRSADNLLTIINDILDFSKIEAGRLTLEEVAYDLHQAIEDVIELLAPRAFEKGLELALRYAADAPRGVFGDPGRLRQVLVNLVGNAIKFTAKGHVLVDVSWSASERGAGRFRIAVEDTGIGIAKDKLDRVFEKFTQADSSTTRNYGGTGLGLSISRELSSMMGGALEAESELGLGSTFIVTLPARLAPEIGVAPEVSEARAVLVVSPTRALRESLRERLEGMGAVVLAAADGRALRERMGYEDATRYDHALVDYALGEDALREIAIWLRSTSRGAQVRLNVMAPMMAKDDASLLLGDGYEGVFAKPVRERRLFTLLDTAPLQRGAPVPVEADADVETVLARVLLVEDEPVNQKVAGRMLERLGHRVEIAANGEEAVERLLACEPGHFDLVLMDCQMPVLDGYEATRRIRKAEAGHRPHQIIVALTASALESDREKCLASGMDDFLAKPIRLEDLNQTVARWVGWTPDETTPLTTPEEAVDPAFDRDAAFATVGEDEELLWTIVDLFLSGWDELEQRLDRGLEEADAGELRAVAHRLRGSAANVGARAIHRIAGDLEPRFAKGDLTCAVTGVSELKAAVSAFRDASGRLRPAGI, from the coding sequence ATGAGCTCGGAGCACGGCGGAGCCGTCGTGGGTGCGCTGGCGCCCAGCGACCGGACCTCCCGAGAGCAGGCCTGGCTCTCCGACGCACTGGACGCTGTCGTCGAGCTCAGCCGCTCGCTCGCCGGCGACGCGCGTAGCGACTACTCGCCGGTCGACGTATTCGCGGCGACCAAGCCGGTACTACGCCGCCTCGCCGACTTTCAGACCATCGCCTTTCTCAGCCTCGATCCGGATGGCGTGAGCTTCGACGTCCAGGACGTCGATCCCGGTGGGGCCACCGAGCTCGTGCGCCGCGAGCTGGATCATCTGGTCGCGGACGGGACCTTCGCCTGGTCGCTCTACCAGAATCGGCCCGTGCTGGTCCCGGGGCGCTTCGTGGGGCCCTGGGTCTTGCTGCACGTGATGGCGACGCCGAACCGCGTGTTGGGCATGTTCTTCGGCGCGCTTCCCTCGCACGCCTCCTTCGTGCCCGACGCGGCGCAGAAGATCCTCTCCGTGGTGTTGTTCAATGCGGCCAGCGTCATGGAAAGCGGGCAGCTGTATCGGGAGCTGAGCCGTCACACGCAGAACCTCGAGGCGCTGGTCGAGGAGCGCACCCACGAGTTGCGGCGGTCGCAGGAGGCGGCCCTGGCGGCCAGCCAGGCCAAGAGCGAGTTCCTGGCAAACATGAGTCACGAGATCCGCACTCCGATCAACGGCATCGTGGGCATGAACTCCCTCATGCTGGCGGGTGGTCTCGACGACGAGCAGCGCGAGCAAGCCGAGACGATCCAGCGTTCGGCCGACAACCTGCTCACGATCATCAACGACATCCTCGACTTCTCCAAGATCGAAGCCGGGCGCCTGACCTTGGAAGAGGTCGCCTACGATCTGCATCAGGCCATCGAGGATGTCATCGAGCTGCTCGCCCCGCGCGCCTTTGAGAAGGGGCTCGAGTTGGCGTTGCGCTACGCTGCCGACGCGCCCCGCGGTGTGTTCGGCGATCCGGGGCGCCTGCGCCAGGTGCTGGTGAATCTGGTGGGGAACGCCATCAAGTTCACGGCGAAGGGACACGTGCTCGTGGACGTCTCCTGGAGCGCCAGCGAGCGGGGCGCGGGCCGGTTCCGCATCGCTGTGGAGGACACCGGCATCGGCATAGCCAAGGACAAGCTGGACCGCGTGTTCGAGAAGTTCACCCAGGCCGATTCCTCCACCACCCGCAACTACGGCGGCACGGGGTTGGGGCTCTCCATCAGCCGCGAGCTGTCTTCCATGATGGGTGGCGCTTTGGAGGCCGAGAGCGAGCTCGGTCTGGGCTCCACCTTCATCGTGACCCTGCCCGCGCGCCTGGCCCCCGAGATCGGGGTGGCGCCCGAGGTCAGCGAGGCTCGCGCCGTGCTGGTGGTGTCACCGACCCGCGCCCTGCGCGAGAGCCTGCGCGAGCGATTGGAGGGCATGGGAGCAGTGGTGCTGGCCGCAGCGGACGGACGGGCACTGCGCGAGCGAATGGGATACGAAGATGCGACCCGGTATGATCATGCCCTGGTCGACTATGCGCTGGGCGAAGACGCCCTCCGCGAGATCGCGATCTGGCTCCGGTCGACGTCACGGGGCGCTCAGGTGCGGCTGAACGTCATGGCCCCCATGATGGCCAAGGACGACGCTTCGCTGCTGCTGGGAGATGGGTATGAAGGCGTCTTCGCCAAGCCGGTTCGCGAGCGTCGGCTCTTCACCTTGCTGGATACGGCCCCACTGCAGCGGGGCGCGCCGGTGCCGGTCGAGGCCGACGCCGACGTGGAGACCGTGCTGGCCCGCGTACTTCTGGTGGAGGATGAGCCCGTGAACCAGAAGGTCGCGGGACGCATGCTGGAGCGGCTTGGACACCGTGTCGAGATCGCCGCCAACGGCGAAGAGGCCGTGGAGCGCCTGCTCGCGTGTGAGCCCGGGCACTTCGACCTGGTGCTGATGGACTGCCAGATGCCCGTGTTGGACGGATATGAGGCGACGCGCCGCATCCGCAAGGCGGAAGCGGGGCACCGGCCCCACCAGATCATCGTGGCGTTGACTGCGAGTGCGCTGGAGAGCGACCGGGAGAAGTGTCTGGCCAGTGGGATGGACGACTTCCTCGCCAAGCCGATCCGACTCGAGGACCTGAATCAGACGGTGGCGCGCTGGGTCGGCTGGACGCCGGACGAGACGACCCCTCTGACCACACCGGAGGAGGCGGTCGACCCCGCCTTCGATCGGGACGCTGCCTTCGCGACGGTCGGCGAGGACGAAGAGTTGCTTTGGACCATCGTGGATCTCTTCCTGTCCGGTTGGGACGAGCTCGAGCAGCGGCTGGACCGGGGCCTGGAAGAAGCCGATGCGGGTGAGCTGCGCGCCGTGGCCCATCGCCTGCGCGGAAGCGCGGCCAACGTCGGCGCTCGCGCCATCCACCGGATCGCCGGTGACTTGGAGCCGCGGTTCGCCAAGGGTGATCTCACCTGCGCCGTGACGGGCGTCTCCGAGTTGAAGGCGGCGGTGTCCGCCTTCCGCGACGCGTCCGGGCGACTGCGGCCGGCGGGGATCTAG
- a CDS encoding leishmanolysin-related zinc metalloendopeptidase, protein MRVPFPWSRASGARGWRSGSGNLSGPRYAVAALVLLSACESPLPAPLAQVDSLDLHALVPGDSVRAGEPAVLEAKAFSGRDPLPGVPVAFHVVTGAAALDRDVETTDAFGRALLPWRAGPQSGPLRVEARAGEFSATWEGTVLPGPGRQLGLVVGGGQADTVGAILSDSLQVWVGDVFDNAAPGTWVVARTPDGGRIQPDSVRADADGHARFQWSLGPVAGEQSAELILAGADTVVVAASALSGRPHSVRVVAGDGQSREVAQPLGSPLVVDVVDVHGNPSSAQVTFRDEATGIQVEVPTDVQGQAQVAWTLGVSAGEQTVLVYAATTDTARFQLVGVPGPPRRLAVLSGQGQTGAPGAPLPQAPLVQVRDDWDNGIPSVTVTFTVAEGGGSVQHTSDPSDADGRASPGIWTLGAPGPQRLQAQVSGVGAVVELTATAVASTPGFQIDTRVLGGFSGAELASLSAARDRWQGVVVGDLPDVSFIGPGSLPAGACGVNHPALQEVVDDLVVFVEAAAIDGPGGSVANAGVCRVRAGTLIPAVGVLRIDAADLGTLAALGLLGAVFEHELAHTLGVGVFWSAAGLLQGGGGPDPRFLGSAAGVAWAAHGGGGLPPVENVGGPSVRDVHWREAVLGTELMTSVLSTGANPLSAITVGSLADLGYSVNAGAADPLSLSASSPSVGFTDALLPLLPLAVGADGRPQGVPPTMKR, encoded by the coding sequence ATGCGGGTTCCATTCCCGTGGTCGCGAGCGAGCGGTGCACGCGGGTGGCGGTCGGGATCCGGCAATCTGTCGGGTCCCCGCTACGCCGTTGCTGCACTCGTGCTGCTATCCGCCTGTGAGTCCCCGCTCCCCGCACCCCTGGCCCAGGTCGATTCCCTCGACCTGCACGCGCTGGTGCCGGGAGACTCCGTGCGGGCTGGCGAGCCCGCTGTCCTCGAAGCCAAGGCGTTCTCGGGTCGAGATCCGTTGCCCGGCGTGCCCGTGGCGTTCCACGTCGTCACCGGTGCGGCGGCGCTCGACCGGGACGTGGAGACCACTGACGCATTCGGGCGAGCGCTGCTCCCCTGGCGAGCGGGGCCACAGAGTGGTCCGCTCCGCGTCGAGGCGCGGGCCGGGGAGTTCTCCGCCACCTGGGAGGGGACGGTCCTTCCGGGACCAGGGCGGCAGTTGGGGTTGGTCGTGGGCGGCGGGCAGGCGGATACGGTGGGGGCGATTCTTTCGGACTCGCTCCAGGTGTGGGTGGGCGACGTGTTCGACAACGCCGCTCCGGGCACCTGGGTCGTGGCGCGCACCCCCGACGGTGGACGGATACAGCCCGACAGCGTACGCGCAGACGCCGACGGACACGCGCGCTTCCAGTGGAGCCTGGGCCCGGTCGCAGGTGAACAGTCCGCCGAGCTCATCCTCGCCGGGGCGGACACGGTCGTGGTCGCGGCCTCCGCCCTTTCTGGCCGACCCCACTCCGTACGGGTGGTGGCGGGCGACGGGCAGTCGCGGGAGGTGGCGCAACCGCTGGGGAGCCCACTCGTGGTGGACGTGGTCGACGTCCACGGCAACCCCTCCTCGGCGCAGGTGACCTTCCGGGACGAGGCGACCGGTATTCAGGTGGAGGTGCCGACCGACGTGCAGGGGCAGGCGCAGGTGGCGTGGACGCTCGGGGTGAGCGCAGGCGAGCAGACAGTGCTGGTCTATGCGGCCACCACCGATACCGCGCGTTTCCAACTCGTCGGTGTACCGGGCCCACCCCGCCGCCTGGCTGTGCTCAGCGGACAGGGGCAGACCGGGGCGCCGGGCGCGCCGCTCCCCCAGGCACCGCTGGTCCAGGTGCGCGATGACTGGGACAATGGGATTCCATCCGTCACCGTGACGTTCACGGTGGCCGAGGGGGGGGGCAGCGTGCAACACACCAGCGATCCCAGCGATGCCGATGGGCGCGCGTCGCCGGGAATCTGGACCCTGGGCGCTCCGGGACCCCAGCGGCTGCAGGCGCAGGTGTCCGGCGTTGGGGCCGTGGTGGAACTGACTGCGACCGCGGTCGCGTCCACCCCCGGCTTCCAGATCGATACACGCGTGCTGGGTGGGTTCAGCGGCGCGGAGCTGGCGTCCTTGAGCGCAGCCCGCGATCGATGGCAGGGCGTGGTGGTCGGCGACCTGCCCGACGTCTCGTTCATCGGCCCCGGGTCTCTGCCCGCCGGTGCCTGCGGGGTGAACCACCCGGCCCTGCAGGAGGTCGTCGACGACCTCGTGGTGTTCGTGGAGGCAGCGGCCATCGACGGCCCCGGTGGGAGCGTAGCGAACGCAGGGGTGTGCCGCGTTCGAGCGGGGACGCTGATCCCGGCCGTGGGGGTGCTGCGCATCGATGCCGCGGACTTGGGCACGCTGGCGGCACTCGGTCTGCTGGGAGCCGTCTTCGAGCACGAGCTCGCGCACACCCTCGGTGTCGGCGTGTTCTGGTCGGCGGCGGGACTCCTGCAAGGTGGGGGAGGGCCCGATCCGCGCTTCCTCGGTTCAGCCGCGGGCGTCGCGTGGGCGGCGCACGGCGGAGGCGGACTTCCACCGGTCGAGAACGTGGGCGGTCCTTCGGTGCGGGACGTGCACTGGCGCGAGGCCGTGCTGGGCACCGAGCTGATGACCTCGGTGCTCTCCACGGGAGCGAATCCGCTGAGCGCCATCACCGTGGGATCGCTCGCAGACCTCGGATACAGCGTCAACGCCGGAGCGGCCGACCCTCTGTCGCTGTCCGCGTCATCCCCCAGCGTCGGGTTCACCGACGCGTTGCTCCCCCTCCTCCCGCTCGCGGTGGGAGCCGACGGCCGCCCTCAGGGCGTGCCGCCGACCATGAAGCGGTAG
- a CDS encoding zinc dependent phospholipase C family protein, with amino-acid sequence MPCATIHMMLSGRALRAWEARPSTAPFPLRAQTVRAFLHGSMAPDTGFVPGAERFPSVLAHYVQPADLVRELAHGARSDEERAFAWGWAAHVVGDVVLHPQVGHACGEAVRGDRSQRLNAMDDLETHVGMEVGLDILVLASDPDIPRPERRPFFSATSIEFLRGAYARAYGIDLDAHRMWLSHRRATQRTARWPNLLRVLDRAHGVSARGRSSAAAGGLVSVARRFARAGSAFRGLLRPRRPPAWLVELAQTEGDRFPARLATVIDAGLEQLENRNLESGELTGPHDPHPESRAAYEQLRALRGESRVSD; translated from the coding sequence ATGCCCTGCGCCACGATCCATATGATGTTGAGCGGACGAGCGCTCCGTGCCTGGGAGGCTCGTCCCTCGACCGCGCCTTTTCCACTTCGCGCCCAGACCGTACGGGCCTTCCTTCACGGAAGCATGGCGCCCGATACGGGGTTCGTCCCTGGAGCGGAGCGTTTCCCTTCCGTGCTTGCCCACTACGTACAGCCGGCCGATCTGGTCCGGGAGTTGGCGCACGGTGCCAGGAGTGACGAGGAACGCGCGTTCGCGTGGGGCTGGGCCGCTCACGTCGTGGGCGATGTCGTGCTTCACCCGCAAGTGGGCCATGCCTGCGGCGAAGCAGTGCGAGGTGATCGTTCGCAGCGCTTGAACGCCATGGATGACCTCGAGACCCACGTCGGGATGGAGGTGGGCCTCGACATCCTCGTCCTTGCGTCAGACCCCGACATTCCACGGCCCGAGCGTCGGCCCTTCTTCTCGGCCACGTCCATCGAGTTCCTCCGGGGTGCCTATGCCCGCGCCTATGGGATCGATCTGGATGCCCATCGGATGTGGCTAAGCCACCGTCGGGCCACGCAACGAACGGCCCGGTGGCCCAACCTGCTGCGTGTGCTCGACCGGGCGCACGGAGTCAGCGCACGCGGACGCTCCTCGGCGGCAGCAGGCGGGTTGGTGTCGGTCGCCCGCAGGTTCGCACGAGCGGGAAGTGCGTTCCGTGGGCTGCTGCGGCCGCGACGGCCTCCCGCCTGGTTGGTGGAGTTGGCGCAGACGGAGGGAGACCGCTTCCCCGCTCGCCTGGCCACTGTGATCGACGCGGGCCTCGAGCAGTTGGAGAACCGCAATCTCGAGAGTGGCGAGCTCACGGGCCCCCACGACCCGCACCCCGAGAGCCGAGCGGCCTACGAGCAGCTACGAGCGTTGCGAGGAGAGTCGAGGGTCTCCGACTAG
- the ppk1 gene encoding polyphosphate kinase 1 has translation MNSEERSTHPIARDPDPAPETAVIGLRLVRPEESTTDRPATPPELDPETATAPVPADLASSHLYLNRELTLLNFYFRVLHEAEDPRTPPLERIRFAAIVGSNIDDFVMKRIGGLKQQLGAGVTERTVDGRSPEEQIHQCFALIRLLDARLRAVVSALEALLAENGIRFLKPIDLPAAERKALRKQYLTHIHPLVTPQATDPAHPFPFISNLSLNLVLSLRDPQSQETALARVKVPVGAGVPRFLRLGSSLDFVPLEQVLIDNLDVLFPGMEVMSCSVFRVTRNANTEREEESAEDLLELIESELRDRKFAPVVRLQCSKGMDAAHLRLLTHELGLRPSEVFEIGGLLGLRDLMEVAELDLPHLREPAHHPVDHPAIKPDRSIFQVIREAGPLLLEHPYHSYATSVERFLREASRDPEVRAIKMTLYRTSEDSKAVEHLIEAARNGKQVAVAVELKASFDEAANIRWANRLEEVGIHVTYGVMGLKTHCKVILVVRQDQDGLRRYAHIGTGNYHAGTARRYTDYGLLTASRRIGQDLTELFNYLTTGFKPKRRFRRVLPAPKILKSALLEKIEREIEAHRIGDPARIQMKMNGLEDPDVVRALYKASMAGVPIDLIVRDTCRLRPRVPGLSETTRVVSVIGRFLEHGRIYYFHNGGDEEYYIGSADCMSRNLQGRVEVLVPVEDPELRSELRFVLDSQLEDRRGGWEMQSDGSYVLKAPVADAEARSSQALMIERAGSQRREASRLKRRRPRSLGGRNRR, from the coding sequence ATGAACAGCGAAGAGCGGTCGACCCATCCTATCGCGCGCGATCCCGATCCTGCCCCTGAAACGGCAGTCATCGGCTTGCGCCTGGTCCGTCCCGAGGAGTCGACGACCGACCGGCCCGCCACGCCTCCCGAACTCGACCCGGAAACGGCCACGGCTCCGGTTCCAGCGGATCTCGCCTCCAGCCACCTCTACCTGAATCGGGAGCTCACCCTCCTCAACTTCTACTTCCGGGTGCTGCACGAAGCCGAGGACCCGCGAACCCCACCGCTCGAGCGCATCCGGTTTGCCGCCATCGTCGGGTCGAACATCGACGACTTCGTGATGAAGCGGATCGGCGGTCTGAAGCAGCAGCTGGGCGCCGGCGTGACCGAGCGCACGGTCGACGGCCGCAGCCCGGAGGAGCAGATCCATCAGTGCTTTGCCCTGATCCGTCTTCTCGACGCGCGCCTGCGCGCCGTCGTCTCCGCCCTGGAGGCGCTCCTGGCGGAGAACGGGATCCGATTCCTCAAGCCCATCGATCTTCCGGCGGCCGAGCGCAAGGCGCTGCGGAAGCAGTACCTGACGCACATCCACCCCCTGGTGACGCCGCAGGCGACCGATCCGGCCCATCCCTTCCCGTTCATCTCCAACCTGTCGTTGAACCTCGTCCTCAGCCTCCGCGATCCTCAGAGCCAGGAAACCGCCCTGGCCCGGGTCAAGGTCCCGGTCGGAGCCGGCGTTCCGCGATTCCTGCGGTTGGGCAGCTCGCTGGACTTCGTACCGCTCGAGCAGGTGCTCATCGACAACCTCGACGTGCTGTTCCCCGGCATGGAGGTCATGTCCTGTTCCGTATTCCGCGTCACGCGCAACGCCAACACCGAACGGGAGGAGGAGAGCGCCGAGGATCTGTTGGAGTTGATCGAGTCCGAACTGCGTGATCGCAAGTTCGCACCGGTGGTCCGCCTGCAATGCAGCAAGGGGATGGACGCGGCGCATCTGCGCCTGCTCACCCACGAGTTGGGCTTGCGCCCCTCGGAGGTCTTCGAGATCGGTGGGCTGCTGGGCCTGCGCGACCTGATGGAGGTCGCCGAGCTGGACCTGCCTCACTTGCGCGAGCCGGCCCACCACCCTGTCGATCATCCGGCCATCAAGCCAGACCGGTCCATCTTCCAGGTCATCCGCGAAGCCGGTCCGCTCCTCCTGGAGCATCCGTATCACTCCTATGCCACCTCGGTGGAGCGTTTCTTGAGGGAGGCGAGTCGCGATCCCGAGGTCCGCGCGATCAAGATGACCCTGTACCGCACGTCGGAAGACTCGAAAGCGGTAGAGCACCTGATCGAAGCTGCGCGGAACGGGAAGCAGGTGGCGGTCGCCGTGGAGCTCAAGGCCAGCTTCGACGAAGCAGCCAATATTCGCTGGGCCAACCGTCTGGAGGAGGTCGGCATCCACGTCACCTACGGCGTGATGGGCTTGAAGACCCACTGCAAAGTGATCCTGGTGGTACGTCAGGATCAGGACGGGCTGCGCCGCTACGCCCATATCGGAACCGGGAACTACCACGCGGGCACGGCACGCCGCTACACGGACTACGGATTGCTGACCGCGAGCCGACGGATCGGCCAGGATCTCACCGAGCTCTTCAACTATCTGACCACGGGCTTCAAGCCCAAGCGTCGCTTCCGCCGCGTGCTTCCCGCTCCCAAGATCCTGAAGAGCGCCCTCCTGGAAAAGATCGAACGAGAGATCGAAGCCCACCGCATCGGCGATCCCGCACGGATCCAGATGAAGATGAACGGCCTCGAGGATCCCGACGTCGTGCGGGCCCTCTACAAGGCTTCCATGGCAGGCGTGCCGATCGACCTCATCGTTCGGGACACCTGCCGGCTGCGACCCCGCGTGCCGGGTCTCAGCGAGACGACCCGCGTGGTCAGTGTCATCGGGCGCTTCTTGGAGCACGGACGCATCTACTACTTCCACAACGGTGGAGACGAGGAGTATTACATCGGCTCCGCGGACTGCATGAGCCGCAATCTGCAGGGGCGCGTCGAGGTCCTGGTGCCCGTCGAAGACCCGGAACTCCGCTCGGAGCTGCGCTTCGTCCTCGACTCGCAGCTGGAGGACCGTCGCGGGGGTTGGGAGATGCAGTCCGACGGCAGCTACGTCTTGAAGGCGCCGGTGGCGGACGCGGAGGCGAGAAGCTCGCAGGCGCTGATGATCGAGCGCGCCGGCTCACAGCGGCGGGAGGCGTCCCGCTTGAAACGCCGACGGCCCCGTTCCCTCGGGGGCCGCAACCGTCGTTGA